A region from the Halobellus litoreus genome encodes:
- the rio1 gene encoding serine/threonine-protein kinase Rio1 produces MTDSDEYGFLAPEEADAPGDEWEEIDVTDTEADRIARRRDREFDDFRKRLKDADQFKVEQSVFDDATFAAIYKLVQDGHIDAFGGPISTGKEANVYEALGSDDGAERDVAVKIYRINASNFRQMREYLEGDPRFEGIGSDKKQVVLAWTQKEFANLSRARQAGVRVPEPIAVERNVLVMELVGLVEERARRLAEVDVENPETAYEVVSEYMRRLHAAGLVHGDLSEYNMIIHEGELVVIDLGQAVTVHHPNAEEFLRRDCRNVAAFFGRQGLDVTADDLFEFVTSVEADPSGTPDGPADAGDRDGSDGSDETGDADDSGPAA; encoded by the coding sequence GTGACTGACTCCGACGAGTACGGCTTTTTGGCACCGGAGGAGGCCGACGCCCCGGGCGACGAGTGGGAGGAGATCGACGTCACCGACACCGAGGCCGACCGGATCGCCAGGCGTCGGGATCGGGAGTTCGACGACTTCCGCAAGCGACTGAAGGACGCCGACCAGTTCAAGGTCGAGCAGTCGGTCTTCGACGACGCCACGTTCGCGGCGATCTACAAACTCGTCCAGGACGGACACATCGACGCCTTCGGCGGGCCGATATCGACCGGGAAGGAGGCGAACGTCTACGAGGCGCTCGGCAGCGACGACGGCGCCGAGCGGGACGTCGCGGTGAAGATTTACCGGATCAACGCCTCGAACTTCCGGCAGATGCGGGAGTATCTCGAGGGCGACCCGCGCTTCGAGGGGATCGGCAGCGACAAGAAACAGGTCGTGCTCGCCTGGACCCAGAAGGAGTTCGCGAACCTCTCGCGGGCCCGGCAGGCGGGCGTCCGCGTTCCGGAACCGATCGCTGTCGAGCGGAACGTCCTCGTGATGGAACTCGTCGGCCTCGTCGAGGAGCGGGCGCGGCGGCTGGCCGAGGTCGACGTCGAGAACCCCGAGACGGCGTACGAAGTCGTCTCAGAATATATGCGACGGCTCCACGCCGCCGGTCTCGTCCACGGCGACCTCTCGGAGTACAATATGATCATCCACGAGGGGGAACTCGTCGTGATCGACCTCGGACAGGCGGTGACCGTCCACCATCCGAACGCCGAGGAGTTCCTGCGGCGCGACTGCCGGAACGTCGCCGCGTTCTTCGGCCGGCAGGGCCTCGACGTGACCGCCGACGACCTGTTCGAGTTCGTCACGTCCGTCGAGGCGGACCCGAGCGGGACGCCCGACGGTCCCGCCGACGCCGGTGACCGCGACGGCTCCGACGGTTCCGACGAGACTGGTGACGCGGACGATTCGGGTCCGGCGGCCTAG